CCGGAGCCATTGGTGCGGTCGTCATCACTTGGTTGTGGTGTTTGGTGGTGAAGCAATTAAAATAAGCGAAACAATTTCGTATTACTAACGAACCAGGGATCGTCCAAATGGGCGGTTCCTGGTTTTTTATGCGGAGCTGTAGTGGAGAGAAGAATATTTCCAGTCTAGGCTCCAGGCTCCGTCCTGCTGAGGGTTAAGACTGCCCGCTCCGAATGGATTCGCGGGGAAACGCAAAAAGTGGTAGCCGCTTCGTAGCGCGAGCAAGTTGCGTTTCTTTTGCCCGCGAATCCCTTCTCCGCTCGGTAGGACTCCACAAGTCACTACGTCTGGAAATATTCTTCTCTGGCGTAACGAGAGTGTATTCTTCCATCTTTTAAAGCATTAAAAACTCGTTTAGAAAGGATAGCTCGCAGAGGAAACAGGGGAAATAAGCGAAGATCTTAGGGACGCCGACCGAGACGCAATGCAAAAAGCGAAACACGCTCTTAAACGTCCACCTCTGAAATAACTTCGAGAAAGAGACCACTTTGGACGCGGTTTCGCTTTTTGCATGGAGTCGTGCAGTCAATCCCGCAGGGGGTGGCCCTAGAATCAGAGCGTTTTCTTCTGTTTCCTCCCCACCACTGCAGCCGGACATTATGTACCTCTGTAAGACAGTTTGGAATAATATAAAAACAATTCTTACTTGACCAGTAGGGATTGTTGGTAATATAACTATATCTATACCGAATACAATAATGAGAGGTACATAAAACGAAAGGGAGGGGAATATATGTCGACGTTATTGATCATCGTAAACATTGTTTTATTGCTCTTATTCATTGCTGGATTGTATGCCATGCAAAAGAAGCATATTTCTTTTTCCAAGCGGGTATTTGTCGGTCTCGGACTCGGGATTTTATTTGGACTCATTTTGCAATACGTATACGGAGCCAAATCGGATGTACTCAAATCCACTATCGAATGGTACAACATTGTAGGTAAAGGCTATGTGAAACTGCTTCAAATGATCGTAATGCCACTAGTATTCATCTCTATTTTATCGGCTTTTACCAAAATGAAACTAACCAATAACATTGGGAAAATCAGTACGCTGATTATCGGACTTTTGGTAGGGACGACTGCTGTCGCGGCAGCGATCGGGATTTCGACTACCTTGGCATTTAATCTCGACGGGGCACAATTCCAGCAAGGGGATGCGGAATCTGCTCGGATCGAACAGGTGGAGCAGCGCTTGGGTGATATCGAGAACTTGAGCATGCCGGCGAAAATCCTGGAACTGCTTCCAGCCAATCCTTTCCTCGACCTGACTGGAGACCGGGCGACTTCTACAATTGCTGTTGTGATTTTCTCCGCGATTATCGGTGTAGCATATTTAGGGGTAAAGCGCAAAAATCCGGAGCAAGCTGAATTGTTTGCGAAAATCGTCGATGCATTCCATACGATCACTATGCGTATCGTGACATTGATCTTGCGCCTGACGCCATATGGTGTACTGGCAATCATGATCAGAGTCGCAGCTACCAGCGATTACAATGCCATCTGGCAGCTGGGCAAGTTCGTTGTCGCATCGTATGTGGCGCTGATCATCATGTTTATCGTTCATTTGCTGCTGTTGACGTTTGCAGGATTGAATCCAATCACCTACGTGAAAAAAGCATTCCCTGTCCTGACGTTCGCCTTCACTTCGCGTACGAGCGCGGGCGCGTTGCCACTGAATGTAAAAACGCAGCAAAGCATGGGGGTTCCTGAGGGAATTGCCAACTTCGCAGGCTCCTTTGGACTCTCCATCGGACAAAACGGCTGCGCCGGTACGTATCCAGCCATGTTGGCTGTCATGGTAGCACCTGTCGCAGGAATTGATCCGTTGACACCATCGTTCATCCTGACACTGATCGCAGTTGTGGCGCTCAGCTCCTTCGGGGTTGCAGGCGTAGGTGGCGGGGCGACCTTTGCAGCACTGCTCGTCTTGTCCACGATGAATTTGCCAATTGCCATTGTCGGTCTGCTCATCTCCGTTGAGCCGTTGATTGACATGGGCCGCACAGCACTAAACGTAAGCGGCAGCATGACGTCCGGTCTCTTGACGAGCAGAGTGACAAAAGAGCTGGATACCAATGCTTACCACGGAACCGACCAAAAAACGCTGACTGTGTAATTGTAATAAAACAGGCTGTACCGTCTCTTGCGACAGGTACAGCCTGTTTTGTTTTGATTTATGTGGTTTCAAGAAACTAACTCGTGTATACAAAGGCTACGGAGAGGAAGAGAAAAACGGAGCGACTGGAGGCCTTGGCGGGCCTACCCAGTCGGAACGGAAAAAAGTGGTACACGCTTTTCGACCAACCTCTTCGCTGAGAAGCTTCCGCCCATCGGGTGGCTTTTGGTCGACGTACCGCTTTTTGGAGTGGAGACGGACATCTCCGCTTCCTTGTTGGCGTGCCACGAACGGAGGAAGCCCGTTTTTCTCTTCCCCACCACTATGTTCGCACAAACCAAAGATGTTTTCATTCCCTACGGATTAACCGAGGTGTACTTAAAGTAAGCGCCGCCCAGCGGGAAGATGATGAAATCCTTCACCTTGTCGTTTTTCACATAAGGGCTTCCACGGAAGTTGATTGGAGCCAGCGGCATTTCTTCCATAAGAATCGTCTCAGCTTCGAGCAGAATTTTTTTGCGCGCGTCCAGATCAGGCTCGTTGTAACTCTTATCGATCAGCTCTTTAAACTTGGCATTTTCCCAATCCGGGTGGTTGTTTCCGCCCGTTTTATCACGGAACATCTCCAGGAAGTTGATCGGGTCATTGAAGTCTGCGCCCCATTGGAAGCGGATCATGTCAAAGTTCGCTTGCGATCTCATGTCCCGGTACACCTTCAGCTCCGCCGTGTACAGCTTCACGTTGACACCGAGTGCCTTTTTCCACTGATCTTGCAGGGCTTCTGCCAGTTTTTTGTTGGTATCATTTGTGTCAAAGGTGTAGGTAACAGTCGGGAAGGTCGAGAGTCCGAGCTCCTTCATACCTTCTTCCAGTAATGCTTTTGCTTTCGCCTGATCTTCTTTAAAGTAGCCGTCTGGCTTTAATCCCATGGAAGTCGGTACCCAACCATAGGCGGCTGGAACACCCGTCTGCAAAATATTGTCGATGATTTCCTGACGGTTGATGGCATACGCGAAGGCTTGGCGAATTTTTTTGTTATTGAAAGGTGGTTTGTTTGTATTAAAAACAACGGATTGCGTGCCCGGATTATCCGCGACCATCAGCTTGCCAGCATCTTTGAGTGTAGGGATTGCGTCGGTCGGAAGAGTTGAGGCAGGATAGCCGCCCCAGTCGATGTCGCCATTTTCGAACATCGAGAACGCTGTATTGTTGTCCTCGATCATAGCGATTTCAATCCGGTCGAGCTTGACGTTGTCTTTGTCCCAGTAGTTCGGGTTTTTCGTAAAGACGATTCTGCTTTTGTGCTCCCACGTGTCCATGATGAAGGGACCATTTCCCACGATGGTTTTCGCTTCATTCGCCCATTTCGGGTTTCCTTCCAGCGTTTTTTGATGCAACGGGAAGAGGGTCGGGAAGAAGGTTAGTTCACGGAAAAACGGAGTCGGGGCCTTTAGGTTAAATTCGACGGTGTAGTCATCTACAGCTTTGACGCCTACATCCTCTGCTTTGCCTTTCCCCGTATTGTACTCCTCTCCTCCTTTAATGTAGTAAAGCTGATAGGCGTACTCGGACGCTGTTTTCGGATCGAGATTGCGCTTGATCGCATAGACGAAATCATGGGCGGTGACAGGATCTCCGTTGCTCCATTTGGCGTCCTTGCGAATTTTGAAGGTGTAGTTCATGTAATCCGGCGAGTTGGTGAAGCTCTCAGCCGTAGCATTGACGAGTTGTCCATTCAGGTCATAGCTGGTCAAACCTTCAAAGGCAGCGTAAATCATGTCAAACGAATCCGCGTCGACGGCGATCCCAGGGTCCATCGAAGGAGGCTCGCTGTTAATGCTCCATTTTAACACCATGGGCTCTGTTTTTGTCGCTTCTGCAGGTGTAGTGGAGCCAGTGGGTTCAGCAGGTGCGGAAGAGTTCGAGCACCCCGCTAGTACCCCGAAAAGCAAGGTAAGACAGGTTGCAATTGCCAGTCCCTTTTTCATAAATACCCCCCTTAAAATGATAGAAAACGTATATTCAGAATATTTGCTGAGGGTTTCGATAGCAAAGAAATTTTTTTAGTTTCTCGATAAAAAATATTTACTTAGATTATTGATAGATAGAAATAGTGGAATGGAATTAATTGATTTTTCTTAAAAATTTACTCGTTTTTAAAGTTATGGTATATTTTGGTATATATTAATGATAGGAGAGGTGGGAATCACTATGTTTAAGAAAATGGTTTTTTCAGCATTAGGTGTAGCCGTATTTTCTGCAGTGTTAACGTCTCCGATTCAAGCCGCAAACACACCATTTAGTGTTGGTGAGCAGAAAGAACATTCATTAGTTTCTGCCAAATGGAGCTCGGATGAGGAATGGATTCGTAAGTCCGCTGCTGTTCCAGCAGGTTGGGTCGTCATTCGTGAAGACCTAGGTTCCAAGCTAATTAAAAATACAGCAGGTGCTCCATATGGTACAGAATTAAGAGTTAGCAAATATTCTCCCGTTCCAGCAGGATGGGTAGTTTTACGAGATGAAGTAGCTGGTCGTGTGATCAAATATGTAATAGGAGCATCTTATCGCACGGATTTTAATGTGACTAAGTTCTCCCCCGTTCCAACTGGATGGGTTGTATCGCGAGAAAATTATGATAGCAAAACGATCATGAATGTCGTTGGCGCTCCTTATGGAACCGTATTATTAGTAAGCAAATATTCACCTGTTCCGCCAGGATGGGTTTACGAGGGACAAGTGGCTGCTGGCATGTACATTAAAAACTTGAATCGCTAGTAGTCCTATTCAAATAAAGTTCGAACTGATGGTTAAGGGGTATATTGCCATCAGTTCTTTTTTTCGTTCAGTAACGCATTTGGCATTCGATGGACAAAGAGAAGCGTACATGATATGAATGAGGAAAAGGTGTCGATCAAGAACAGGTAGGAGATAACGCCCTTATGTATAGAATCGGTGTTGTAGGACCGCTTCCTTCGGTGGAGCGGATACTGGCGGTCGCCAATGAATTTGAGCATGAAATCGAATTTGTCCCCTTTCGTTATGAAGACGTACGTGAAGTGAGCAAAATCGTCCGGGAGCATCATCCAGAGTTAAACGGATG
This genomic stretch from Brevibacillus brevis harbors:
- a CDS encoding L-cystine transporter, which codes for MSTLLIIVNIVLLLLFIAGLYAMQKKHISFSKRVFVGLGLGILFGLILQYVYGAKSDVLKSTIEWYNIVGKGYVKLLQMIVMPLVFISILSAFTKMKLTNNIGKISTLIIGLLVGTTAVAAAIGISTTLAFNLDGAQFQQGDAESARIEQVEQRLGDIENLSMPAKILELLPANPFLDLTGDRATSTIAVVIFSAIIGVAYLGVKRKNPEQAELFAKIVDAFHTITMRIVTLILRLTPYGVLAIMIRVAATSDYNAIWQLGKFVVASYVALIIMFIVHLLLLTFAGLNPITYVKKAFPVLTFAFTSRTSAGALPLNVKTQQSMGVPEGIANFAGSFGLSIGQNGCAGTYPAMLAVMVAPVAGIDPLTPSFILTLIAVVALSSFGVAGVGGGATFAALLVLSTMNLPIAIVGLLISVEPLIDMGRTALNVSGSMTSGLLTSRVTKELDTNAYHGTDQKTLTV
- a CDS encoding peptide ABC transporter substrate-binding protein — its product is MKKGLAIATCLTLLFGVLAGCSNSSAPAEPTGSTTPAEATKTEPMVLKWSINSEPPSMDPGIAVDADSFDMIYAAFEGLTSYDLNGQLVNATAESFTNSPDYMNYTFKIRKDAKWSNGDPVTAHDFVYAIKRNLDPKTASEYAYQLYYIKGGEEYNTGKGKAEDVGVKAVDDYTVEFNLKAPTPFFRELTFFPTLFPLHQKTLEGNPKWANEAKTIVGNGPFIMDTWEHKSRIVFTKNPNYWDKDNVKLDRIEIAMIEDNNTAFSMFENGDIDWGGYPASTLPTDAIPTLKDAGKLMVADNPGTQSVVFNTNKPPFNNKKIRQAFAYAINRQEIIDNILQTGVPAAYGWVPTSMGLKPDGYFKEDQAKAKALLEEGMKELGLSTFPTVTYTFDTNDTNKKLAEALQDQWKKALGVNVKLYTAELKVYRDMRSQANFDMIRFQWGADFNDPINFLEMFRDKTGGNNHPDWENAKFKELIDKSYNEPDLDARKKILLEAETILMEEMPLAPINFRGSPYVKNDKVKDFIIFPLGGAYFKYTSVNP